The Lactuca sativa cultivar Salinas chromosome 2, Lsat_Salinas_v11, whole genome shotgun sequence genome includes a window with the following:
- the LOC111882557 gene encoding serine/threonine-protein kinase PCRK1 translates to MMKAMKCFSFSNGEPKCTKSGTGQSSISLWNGEEGRKSGSEFTSMDISDISRESSTRVSFTSLTQNPSGKSHNNLREFEVGELKTATKNFSRALMIGEGGFGGVYRGVLRNPNDSGHKIDVAIKQLSRRGLQGHKEWVTEVNVLGFVDHPNLVKLVGYCAEDDERGIQRLLVYEYMPNRSVLDHLCNRFQKPLPWSTRLKIAQDAARGLVYLHEGMEYQIIFRDFKSSNILLDENWNAKLSDFGLARLGPSDGISHVSTAVVGTVGYAAPEYVQTGRLTYKSDVWSYGIFLYELITGRRPMDRNKPKNEQKLLEWVRPYLSRDLSKFERILDPRLAGNYSVKSAQKLAGVANKCLHRQPRMRPKMSQVLEVLNKIVEDASVESLEVEEESPLSTPINGVFERSIRDGLKRRLLDPIVGAGENNKWLVCLKGSPKVVSTN, encoded by the exons ATGATGAAGGCTATGAAGTGTTTCTCCTTCTCCAATGGTGAACCGAAGTGCACAAAGTCAGGTACGGGTCAATCCTCCATATCGTTGTGGAATGGTGAAGAAGGGAGAAAATCAGGGTCCGAGTTTACGTCAATGGATATATCTGATATTAGCAGAGAGTCATCCACAAGGGTTTCATTCACAAGTTTGACTCAAAACCCAAGTGGGAAGAGTCACAATAATCTCCGGGAATTTGAAGTTGGTGAGCTGAAAACAGCCACAAAGAACTTTAGCCGGGCCCTCATGATTGGTGAAGGTGGGTTTGGTGGTGTGTATCGGGGTGTATTACGAAATCCTAACGATTCTGGTCACAAGATTGATGTAGCTATCAAACAACTTAGCAGAAGGGGATTGCAG GGTCACAAGGAATGGGTGACGGAGGTGAATGTTCTTGGGTTCGTTGACCATCCAAACTTGGTCAAACTTGTGGGGTATTGTGCTGAAGACGATGAAAGAGGGATCCAACGTCTTCTTGTGTACGAATATATGCCTAATCGGAGCGTTCTAGATCATTTGTGTAACAGGTTTCAGAAGCCTCTTCCATGGTCAACTAGACTCAAAATCGCGCAAGATGCTGCTCGAGGCTTAGTTTATCTCCATGAAGGAATGGAATATCAG ATAATCTTCCGAGATTTCAAATCTTCAAATATTCTCTTGGATGAGAATTGGAACGCAAAGCTATCGGATTTCGGGCTGGCCCGGCTCGGCCCATCGGACGGGATAAGCCATGTTTCAACAGCA GTAGTCGGAACGGTTGGATACGCAGCTCCAGAATACGTTCAAACAGGACGTCTAACATACAAAAGTGACGTATGGAGCTACGGGATCTTTCTATACGAGCTCATCACCGGCCGCCGGCCGATGGACCGGAACAAACCGAAAAACGAGCAAAAGCTGTTGGAATGGGTGAGGCCGTATCTGTCTCGTGACCTGAGCAAATTCGAGCGGATTCTAGACCCTCGGCTTGCCGGAAATTACTCGGTGAAGTCGGCACAGAAGCTAGCCGGCGTCGCCAACAAATGCTTGCATCGGCAACCAAGGATGCGACCTAAAATGAGCCAAGTGTTGGAGGTTTTGAACAAGATCGTGGAAGATGCGAGCGTTGAGAGTTTGGAAGTGGAGGAGGAGTCGCCGTTGTCGACGCCGATTAATGGTGTTTTTGAGAGATCGATAAGGGATGGATTGAAGAGAAGACTTTTGGATCCGATTGTTGGAGCTGGTGAAAATAATAAATGGTTGGTTTGTTTGAAAGGGAGTCCTAAAGTCGTGAGCACTAATTAG